A DNA window from Fusobacteriaceae bacterium contains the following coding sequences:
- a CDS encoding TRAP transporter large permease subunit, which produces MPPGADKAVIEKIETEKKDLVTKFFDALYAIALFICKLLLIADILITSMAVAGRYVPFIPDPAWSEEVVLSCMSYMAVLSGALAIRRRAHIRMNAFDIYIPEKLIRASDLVSDFAVTVLALIMITVGWKYAVSIGRFGKYISIPSLSKFWMYFPIPLAGIAMLVFLVESFYNRFKKLTKSGIIAFFAFIAVCLFMTFVKPVSLEAVLAVPQKFISKETLPIWFLLGSFFLMIVLRFPIAYAVALSAILCLQVQGMEFRIVGQQMVKGISSFSLMAVPFFITMGMLMGSGGISNKLIALADACVGWMRGGLAMVNIVASYFFGGISGSASADTASIGAIMIPMMVDQGYDADFSTAVTITSSCEGLLVPPSHNMVIYATTAGGVSVGSLFLAGYLPGAVLAVSLMVGSYIISVRRNYPKGAPFSVKRLLKETASSLWALAAVLIVVVGVVGGVFTATESAAIAVIYSLIVAIFIYRELDWKGVWRVLEDCINTLSIVLILIATSSVFGYCLTLLKVPSLAASAITGFSSNPIVIAILLNMILLILGCIMDMAPIILITTPILLPIATSIGIDPIQFGIMMVLNCGIGLLTPPVGAVLFIGSAVSKLTIEKVVKATLPFYICMIVTLIMVTFIPAISMWIPSLFAK; this is translated from the coding sequence ATGCCGCCTGGCGCAGACAAAGCAGTAATAGAAAAGATTGAAACGGAAAAGAAAGACCTTGTGACGAAGTTTTTTGACGCGCTGTACGCCATCGCGCTGTTTATCTGCAAATTGCTTCTGATCGCGGATATCCTGATTACCAGCATGGCCGTGGCGGGCCGCTATGTGCCTTTTATTCCCGATCCGGCCTGGAGCGAGGAAGTGGTCCTGAGCTGCATGTCCTATATGGCCGTGCTTTCGGGCGCGCTGGCCATCCGGCGGCGGGCCCATATCCGCATGAACGCCTTTGATATTTATATTCCCGAAAAATTGATCCGGGCCTCGGATCTCGTGTCTGATTTCGCGGTGACGGTGCTGGCCCTGATCATGATCACCGTGGGCTGGAAATATGCCGTCAGCATCGGCAGATTCGGCAAATACATCAGCATCCCGTCGCTCTCGAAGTTCTGGATGTATTTCCCGATCCCCCTGGCCGGGATCGCCATGCTGGTCTTCCTCGTGGAATCTTTTTACAACCGCTTCAAAAAATTGACCAAATCCGGGATTATCGCCTTCTTTGCCTTTATCGCGGTCTGTCTCTTTATGACCTTCGTGAAGCCCGTTTCCCTCGAGGCGGTGCTGGCCGTCCCGCAAAAGTTCATCAGCAAGGAAACGCTGCCGATCTGGTTCCTTTTGGGAAGTTTCTTCCTGATGATCGTGCTGCGCTTCCCGATCGCCTACGCGGTCGCCCTTTCGGCCATCCTCTGCCTGCAGGTGCAGGGCATGGAATTCCGGATCGTGGGTCAGCAGATGGTCAAGGGGATCAGTTCCTTCAGCCTCATGGCCGTGCCGTTTTTTATTACGATGGGCATGCTGATGGGCTCGGGGGGAATTTCCAACAAACTCATCGCCCTGGCCGACGCCTGCGTCGGCTGGATGCGGGGGGGACTCGCCATGGTCAATATCGTGGCCTCCTACTTCTTCGGCGGGATCTCGGGCTCGGCCTCGGCCGATACGGCTTCCATCGGGGCCATCATGATCCCCATGATGGTGGATCAGGGCTATGACGCCGATTTTTCCACGGCCGTGACGATCACGTCCTCCTGCGAGGGCCTGCTCGTGCCGCCGAGCCACAATATGGTCATCTACGCGACGACCGCCGGCGGCGTTTCCGTCGGGAGTCTGTTCCTCGCGGGCTATCTGCCGGGGGCCGTGCTGGCCGTGAGCCTCATGGTGGGATCTTATATTATTTCCGTGCGGCGGAATTATCCCAAGGGAGCGCCCTTCAGCGTGAAGCGCCTGCTCAAAGAAACGGCTTCCTCGCTTTGGGCCCTGGCCGCGGTCCTCATCGTGGTCGTGGGCGTCGTAGGCGGCGTCTTTACCGCCACGGAATCGGCCGCCATTGCCGTTATCTACAGCCTGATCGTCGCGATCTTCATTTACCGGGAATTGGACTGGAAAGGGGTTTGGCGCGTATTGGAGGATTGTATCAACACGCTTTCCATTGTGCTGATCCTGATCGCCACATCGAGCGTCTTCGGTTACTGCCTGACGCTCCTGAAGGTGCCGTCCCTGGCCGCAAGCGCCATTACCGGCTTCAGCAGCAATCCCATTGTAATCGCGATCCTGCTCAACATGATCCTGTTGATTCTCGGCTGCATCATGGACATGGCGCCGATCATCCTGATCACGACGCCGATCCTGCTTCCGATCGCCACGTCCATCGGCATCGATCCGATCCAGTTCGGGATCATGATGGTGCTGAATTGCGGGATCGGGCTTCTGACGCCGCCGGTGGGGGCCGTGCTCTTTATCGGTTCCGCCGTCAGCAAGCTCACCATCGAGAAAGTCGTCAAGGCGACGCTGCCTTTCTACATCTGCATGATCGTGACGCTGATCATGGTCACCTTCATACCGGCCATCAGCATGTGGATCCCATCATTATTCGCGAAATAA
- a CDS encoding TRAP transporter substrate-binding protein — translation MKNMYRFILGLVGMLALTTMLSAAPIKLVYAEVNPLDTIVGKTDLKFKETVESLSKGEVIIDIQPSAVLGSEEVVLDTMMGGGGTIDMSRISAFALTSYGGAKSKLLSVPYTFANRAHFWKFADSPLAAEFLMEPKANGTNVRGLFYGEEGFRHFFTKKPVKGVGDLKGMKLRVSNDPIMTGMVKGLGASPTVIAFAELYNALQTGVVDGAEQPIANYKANSYQEVAGNLILDGHTLGAIQVVITDEAWNKLSKEQQDILVEAGKVASAFNRQISEDAENVVLEELKKIGCNVVEVTDIKPWQEACKDIIAESTKDNKELYQKILDLAK, via the coding sequence ATGAAAAATATGTACAGATTTATTCTGGGCTTGGTAGGCATGCTGGCTTTGACGACAATGCTGAGCGCGGCGCCCATCAAATTGGTATACGCCGAAGTGAACCCGCTGGATACCATTGTCGGCAAGACCGATTTGAAGTTCAAGGAAACTGTGGAAAGCCTGTCCAAGGGCGAAGTCATCATTGACATTCAGCCCAGCGCCGTGCTGGGTTCCGAAGAAGTCGTTCTCGACACGATGATGGGTGGCGGCGGCACCATCGACATGAGCCGGATTTCCGCTTTCGCGTTGACGAGCTACGGCGGCGCCAAATCGAAATTGCTGTCGGTTCCCTATACCTTCGCGAACCGCGCGCATTTCTGGAAATTCGCGGATTCCCCGCTGGCCGCCGAATTCCTGATGGAGCCCAAGGCCAACGGCACCAACGTAAGAGGTCTGTTCTACGGAGAAGAGGGCTTCCGCCATTTCTTCACGAAGAAACCCGTTAAAGGCGTCGGCGATCTCAAAGGCATGAAACTCCGGGTATCCAATGACCCGATCATGACCGGTATGGTAAAAGGCCTCGGCGCGAGCCCCACGGTTATCGCCTTCGCGGAACTGTATAACGCGCTGCAGACCGGCGTTGTAGACGGCGCCGAACAGCCCATCGCCAATTACAAAGCCAATTCCTATCAGGAAGTTGCCGGAAACCTGATCCTTGACGGCCATACGCTGGGCGCGATCCAGGTAGTCATCACCGACGAAGCCTGGAACAAACTGAGCAAGGAACAGCAGGATATCCTCGTGGAAGCCGGAAAAGTTGCCTCCGCTTTCAATCGGCAGATTTCCGAAGACGCCGAGAACGTCGTTCTCGAAGAATTGAAGAAAATCGGCTGCAACGTCGTTGAAGTTACGGACATCAAACCCTGGCAGGAAGCCTGCAAGGACATCATCGCCGAATCCACAAAGGACAACAAGGAACTGTACCAGAAGATTCTTGACCTGGCAAAATAA
- a CDS encoding tRNA (5-methylaminomethyl-2-thiouridylate)-methyltransferase, with the protein MEKQITALALFSGGLDSSLAIKLMQAQNVRVIALNFVSHFFGHTEKIAKMAERLGVPLEFVEFRKRHLEMLKNPVYGYGKNMNPCIDCHSLMFRVAGELFPKFDAQFVISGEVLGQRPMSQNLKALAKVEKLSGMGDLIVRPLCGKLLPPPRPVLEGWIDGEKLLDIHGRTRTRQMELIKSFGIEEYPTPGGGCLLTDPSYSNRLRALQADGFLGDGYDYLFPLLKKTRFFRLDCGKYLFVGRDDATNQVLAQFEHNGNLQIIPTETPGPRIMAVGELSPDDEAFALRLFSRYSKVKGREKAVAELRREQNEAPPRVETVSVDPFDTTQLETRIRATQIL; encoded by the coding sequence GTGGAAAAGCAAATCACGGCGCTGGCGCTTTTTTCGGGGGGGCTGGACAGCTCTCTGGCCATAAAACTCATGCAGGCGCAAAACGTACGGGTGATCGCCCTCAACTTTGTGTCTCATTTTTTCGGACATACCGAGAAGATTGCCAAAATGGCCGAGCGGCTCGGCGTTCCCCTGGAGTTCGTGGAATTCCGGAAACGACATCTGGAGATGCTGAAAAATCCGGTTTACGGCTACGGGAAAAATATGAACCCCTGCATCGACTGCCATTCGCTGATGTTCCGGGTCGCGGGGGAACTGTTCCCCAAATTTGACGCGCAATTCGTGATCTCGGGCGAGGTCCTGGGGCAGCGGCCCATGTCGCAAAACCTCAAGGCCCTGGCCAAGGTGGAAAAGCTTTCGGGTATGGGGGACCTGATCGTAAGGCCCCTGTGCGGAAAACTGCTGCCGCCGCCGCGACCGGTCCTGGAGGGCTGGATCGACGGGGAGAAATTGCTCGACATCCACGGCCGTACCCGCACACGGCAGATGGAACTGATCAAATCCTTCGGGATCGAGGAATATCCGACGCCCGGCGGGGGCTGCCTTTTGACGGATCCCTCCTATTCCAACCGCCTGCGGGCGCTTCAGGCCGACGGCTTCCTTGGGGACGGATACGATTATCTGTTTCCGCTCCTGAAGAAAACGCGCTTTTTCCGTCTGGATTGCGGAAAATACCTCTTTGTGGGCCGGGATGACGCAACGAATCAAGTGCTGGCGCAATTTGAGCATAACGGCAACCTTCAGATCATCCCCACGGAGACCCCCGGACCGAGGATCATGGCCGTGGGCGAGCTTTCCCCCGACGATGAGGCTTTCGCTCTGCGGCTGTTTTCGCGTTATTCCAAAGTCAAGGGACGGGAAAAGGCCGTGGCGGAGCTCCGGCGGGAGCAAAATGAAGCGCCTCCAAGGGTCGAAACGGTGTCCGTGGATCCCTTTGATACGACACAACTGGAGACGCGGATCAGGGCCACTCAGATTCTGTAA
- a CDS encoding cell division protein SepF: MGILERMRNMTGTPKDDPESYIFDGNDEGEGVAGPSDVGDLLNAGSEVDSMKQDESPRNEYIFPVIRTPEAFEDAKKIADDIKANKYVVINVEKLDQETAREVLDFVAGAMCIKGAKHKKINQNAFLVVPGNTNVESDGEDSDILDA; encoded by the coding sequence ATGGGAATATTGGAAAGAATGCGCAACATGACGGGTACGCCCAAAGATGACCCCGAGAGCTACATTTTTGACGGGAATGACGAAGGGGAAGGCGTCGCGGGTCCCTCTGACGTCGGAGATCTCTTAAACGCCGGAAGTGAGGTGGATAGCATGAAGCAGGACGAAAGTCCCAGAAACGAATATATTTTTCCGGTGATCCGGACGCCCGAGGCCTTTGAGGACGCGAAAAAAATCGCCGACGACATCAAGGCCAACAAGTACGTCGTGATCAACGTGGAAAAACTCGATCAGGAAACGGCCCGGGAAGTACTCGATTTCGTGGCGGGCGCCATGTGCATCAAAGGGGCCAAACACAAGAAAATCAATCAGAACGCTTTTCTGGTGGTGCCCGGCAACACCAACGTCGAATCCGATGGCGAAGACAGCGACATTCTGGACGCGTAA
- a CDS encoding YggS family pyridoxal phosphate-dependent enzyme, giving the protein MRKDSIREIAEDIAKYSPKPREVRLVAVSKYVGPETMAEAVAEGITIFGENRAQSFRDKKAWFDEKGIKDVSWHFIGNLQKNKVRYIVADAALIHSVNRLDIAAEIDRQAAGIGRVVDVLLEVNVSGEQSKEGYSPEILKKELDRLTKLKNIHIIGLMTMAPLTEHEATIRKCFGGLRELEAELNESTFHGQLRELSMGMTNDYKIALSEGATLIRIGSKLFL; this is encoded by the coding sequence ATGAGAAAAGACAGCATTCGGGAGATCGCCGAGGATATCGCGAAATACTCGCCCAAGCCCCGGGAGGTCCGCCTCGTGGCCGTCAGCAAGTACGTGGGGCCCGAGACCATGGCAGAGGCCGTCGCCGAGGGGATCACGATTTTCGGGGAAAACAGGGCCCAGTCCTTCCGGGACAAGAAGGCCTGGTTTGACGAAAAGGGCATAAAAGACGTTTCCTGGCATTTCATCGGGAATTTGCAAAAAAACAAGGTCAGGTATATCGTGGCCGACGCGGCGCTGATTCACTCGGTCAACCGGCTCGATATCGCCGCGGAGATCGACAGGCAGGCGGCCGGGATCGGGCGCGTCGTCGACGTGCTCCTGGAGGTCAACGTCTCGGGCGAGCAGAGCAAAGAGGGATATTCGCCGGAAATCCTGAAAAAAGAGCTCGATCGGTTGACAAAACTGAAAAATATCCATATAATAGGGTTGATGACCATGGCGCCACTGACCGAACATGAGGCGACGATCCGGAAATGCTTCGGCGGCTTGCGGGAATTGGAGGCGGAGCTCAACGAATCGACTTTTCACGGACAGCTGCGGGAGCTGTCCATGGGCATGACCAACGATTATAAAATTGCGCTCTCCGAAGGGGCGACGCTCATCCGGATCGGCAGCAAACTATTTCTTTGA
- the hemW gene encoding radical SAM family heme chaperone HemW, protein MWISWDSGNVEPVDALYIHVPFCVKKCGYCDFVSRPLHTCGPEATARFAERIVKESALYPGNRYDTIYFGGGTPSLLTPDEVATILDATDIASGAEITLEVNPGTVDLQKLVAFRQAGITRLSLGIQSLDDNLLRMLGRIHSAAEALQAYETAREAGFENVSLDMMFALPGQTLAGLEADLKAFFKLSPEHLSLYALSWEQGTPFWEKRRRGELIPCENETEALMFEMIMDYADGCGYRHYEISNFAREGFFSRHNLKYWRNRPYVGLGPAAAGYVGEIRYKNIREFAGWSAIVESGRRPRDEAEIVRVTDPLELEQYRAMLNLRLLIEGYEPLLPEFRERCRDLSARGLLSEKQGRYTLTKRGLMIASDVTEEFL, encoded by the coding sequence ATGTGGATCAGCTGGGATAGCGGAAACGTGGAACCTGTCGACGCCCTCTACATCCATGTTCCCTTTTGCGTAAAAAAATGCGGCTACTGCGATTTTGTCTCGCGGCCGCTCCATACCTGCGGCCCCGAAGCCACGGCGCGTTTTGCGGAACGCATCGTCAAAGAAAGTGCCCTCTATCCGGGAAACCGCTACGATACGATCTATTTCGGAGGGGGAACGCCCTCGCTTTTGACGCCGGACGAAGTCGCGACCATTCTCGACGCCACAGACATCGCCTCCGGGGCCGAAATCACCCTTGAGGTCAATCCCGGGACCGTGGATCTTCAAAAATTAGTCGCTTTCCGGCAAGCGGGAATCACGCGCCTGAGTTTGGGCATACAATCTCTGGACGACAACTTATTACGTATGCTCGGACGGATCCACAGCGCCGCCGAAGCGCTCCAAGCCTATGAAACGGCTCGAGAGGCGGGCTTTGAAAACGTCAGTCTCGATATGATGTTCGCGCTGCCGGGCCAGACCCTTGCCGGTCTGGAAGCGGACCTGAAGGCCTTTTTCAAACTCTCGCCGGAGCATCTGTCCCTCTACGCCCTCAGCTGGGAGCAAGGTACGCCCTTTTGGGAAAAACGCCGACGGGGGGAGCTGATTCCCTGCGAAAACGAAACGGAAGCCTTGATGTTCGAGATGATCATGGATTACGCCGACGGCTGCGGTTACCGGCATTACGAGATTTCCAATTTTGCCCGGGAGGGCTTCTTTTCCCGGCACAATCTCAAATACTGGCGCAACCGGCCCTATGTGGGCTTGGGCCCCGCGGCGGCCGGCTATGTCGGAGAGATTCGCTACAAGAATATACGGGAATTTGCGGGCTGGAGCGCGATTGTCGAAAGCGGCCGACGCCCCCGGGACGAGGCGGAAATCGTGCGCGTCACGGATCCCCTGGAGCTTGAACAATACCGGGCCATGCTCAATCTGCGGCTGCTGATCGAAGGCTATGAACCGCTTCTGCCGGAATTCCGGGAGCGCTGTCGGGATCTGAGCGCGAGGGGCCTGCTATCGGAAAAACAAGGTCGTTATACTTTGACAAAGCGCGGCCTTATGATTGCCAGCGATGTGACGGAGGAATTTTTATGA
- a CDS encoding phospho-sugar mutase — MENDSAKFYELWLNSGVLNDDEIKELQAIKDKPEEIEDRFYTDLSFGTGGMRGIRGMGRNRINVYTIRRATQGLADYIIKMTGETGKKKGVAISYDCRIGSADLAENAARVLAANGVKAWLFPTLHTTPELSFATRETKSQAGIMITASHNPREYNGYKVYWADGAQLVDPEATGVVDAVNALDIFKDVKIISKEEALQKGLLVYLDSQIDDRYIEEVEKAAIHRDIPGKETFKIVYSPLHGTARVPVQRVLKEMGFASVWTVPEQEMPDGNFPTAAYANPEDKNVFKLSTALADKVGADLCLANDPDGDRVGIAIRDDKGAWFYPTGNQIGILLIDYVLENKKDIPENGALVTTIVSTPMVDALAEAYGLKVFRTLTGFKYIGEKIREFEEKKYDASYVFGFEESIGYLINTHVRDKDSVVSSMLIAEMAAWYASKGITLYDRLTAVYEKYGWYREKTISVTKEGKSGLEDIAKIMDQLRAKPHEVIAGQKVVVLRDFELQREKTAQGTKPISGLPRSNVIQFVLADGTTITARPSGTEPKIKYYLCVIGKTAAEADEKLAKTEKDFLAYVDQLG; from the coding sequence ATGGAAAACGACAGCGCAAAATTCTATGAATTGTGGTTGAATTCCGGCGTTTTAAATGACGACGAAATAAAGGAATTGCAGGCGATCAAAGACAAGCCTGAGGAAATCGAGGATCGCTTCTATACGGATTTATCCTTCGGAACGGGCGGCATGCGCGGAATCCGCGGCATGGGCCGCAACCGGATCAATGTCTACACGATCAGGCGGGCGACCCAGGGTCTCGCCGACTACATCATCAAAATGACCGGCGAAACCGGCAAAAAAAAAGGCGTCGCCATTTCCTACGACTGCCGGATCGGAAGCGCCGACCTCGCCGAAAACGCGGCCCGGGTCCTGGCCGCCAACGGCGTCAAGGCCTGGCTGTTTCCGACGCTCCACACGACGCCGGAGCTGTCCTTCGCGACCCGGGAGACAAAATCCCAGGCGGGGATCATGATCACGGCTTCCCACAATCCCCGGGAATATAACGGCTACAAGGTCTACTGGGCCGACGGGGCCCAATTGGTGGATCCCGAAGCCACCGGGGTCGTCGACGCCGTCAACGCCCTCGACATTTTCAAAGACGTGAAAATCATCTCCAAAGAAGAAGCCCTTCAAAAAGGCCTGCTGGTTTATCTGGATTCCCAAATCGACGACCGCTATATCGAGGAAGTGGAAAAAGCGGCCATTCACCGGGATATCCCCGGCAAGGAAACGTTTAAAATCGTCTATTCGCCGCTTCACGGGACGGCCCGGGTTCCCGTACAACGGGTGCTGAAGGAAATGGGCTTCGCCTCCGTTTGGACCGTACCCGAGCAGGAAATGCCCGACGGGAATTTCCCCACGGCCGCCTACGCCAACCCCGAGGACAAAAACGTCTTCAAGCTCTCCACGGCCCTGGCCGACAAAGTGGGCGCGGACCTCTGTCTCGCCAACGACCCCGACGGGGATCGTGTGGGCATCGCGATCCGGGACGACAAAGGCGCCTGGTTTTATCCCACGGGCAACCAGATCGGGATTCTCCTGATCGATTATGTGCTGGAAAACAAAAAAGACATCCCCGAAAACGGGGCTCTCGTCACGACCATCGTCTCGACCCCCATGGTGGACGCCCTGGCCGAAGCCTACGGGCTCAAAGTCTTCCGGACGCTGACCGGCTTCAAATACATCGGCGAAAAGATCCGGGAATTCGAGGAAAAGAAATATGACGCGAGCTATGTTTTCGGCTTTGAGGAATCCATAGGCTATCTGATCAACACCCACGTCAGGGACAAGGACAGCGTCGTTTCGTCCATGCTGATCGCCGAGATGGCCGCCTGGTACGCGAGCAAGGGGATTACGCTCTACGACAGGCTCACGGCCGTCTACGAAAAATACGGCTGGTACAGGGAAAAGACCATTTCGGTCACCAAGGAAGGCAAAAGCGGCCTTGAGGATATTGCCAAAATCATGGATCAGCTGCGGGCAAAGCCCCACGAGGTCATTGCGGGCCAAAAAGTAGTGGTTTTGAGGGATTTCGAACTGCAAAGGGAAAAAACCGCCCAAGGGACAAAACCCATCAGCGGTCTTCCCCGCTCCAATGTGATCCAGTTTGTGCTGGCCGACGGGACGACGATTACGGCCAGGCCCTCGGGCACGGAGCCCAAGATCAAATATTATCTCTGCGTGATCGGAAAGACCGCCGCCGAAGCCGACGAAAAGCTGGCGAAAACGGAAAAAGACTTTCTCGCTTATGTGGATCAGCTGGGATAG
- the groL gene encoding chaperonin GroEL (60 kDa chaperone family; promotes refolding of misfolded polypeptides especially under stressful conditions; forms two stacked rings of heptamers to form a barrel-shaped 14mer; ends can be capped by GroES; misfolded proteins enter the barrel where they are refolded when GroES binds): MAKILKFDEEARKKLETGVNALADAIKITLGPKGRNVVLEKSFGSPMIVNDGVTIAKEIELEDPFENMGAQMVKEVATKANDVAGDGTTTATLLAQAIVKEGLKVVSAGSNPMFVKRGIEKAAKLAVEELKKKAKKIKSNNEIAQVASVSAGDEEIGKLIAQAMEKVGETGVITIEEAKSLETTMEVVEGMEFDKGYVSPYMVTDPERMAAELDNPFILITDKKISNMKDILPILEQTVQQSKPVLIIADDIEGEALTTLVINKLRGTLNVVAVKAPAFGDRRKAMLEDIAILTGGEVISDEKGLKLEETTLEQLGRAKKVKSTKDNTVIVDGAGKAEAIKARTAQIKKEIEITTSDYDKEKLQERLAKLSGGVALVKVGAATETELKDKKLRIEDALNATRAAVEEGIVPGGGIIMLQILKDIENFKLEGEEGIGVEIVKKALLAPIKQIAENAGVDGAVVVERIKGMKEGVGFNAATEEYVDMVKAGIIDPAKVTRAAIQNAASVASMILTTEVLVATKKEEKPDLGGHGGGMMPGMM; encoded by the coding sequence ATGGCAAAAATTCTGAAATTCGATGAAGAAGCGAGAAAGAAATTGGAAACGGGGGTCAACGCTCTGGCGGACGCCATCAAGATCACACTGGGTCCCAAGGGACGCAATGTCGTCCTCGAAAAGAGCTTCGGCTCCCCGATGATCGTCAATGACGGCGTAACGATCGCCAAGGAAATCGAACTGGAAGATCCCTTTGAGAATATGGGCGCCCAGATGGTCAAGGAAGTGGCCACAAAGGCCAACGACGTGGCCGGCGACGGGACGACCACAGCTACATTGCTGGCCCAGGCCATCGTAAAGGAAGGCCTCAAAGTCGTAAGCGCGGGATCGAACCCCATGTTCGTCAAGAGAGGCATTGAAAAAGCGGCAAAATTGGCCGTGGAGGAACTGAAAAAGAAAGCGAAGAAAATCAAGTCCAACAACGAGATCGCCCAGGTGGCCTCAGTTTCCGCCGGCGACGAGGAGATCGGAAAGCTGATCGCCCAGGCTATGGAAAAAGTCGGCGAAACCGGCGTCATCACCATCGAGGAAGCGAAATCCCTCGAGACGACCATGGAAGTCGTGGAAGGCATGGAGTTTGACAAAGGCTACGTGTCCCCCTATATGGTGACCGATCCCGAAAGAATGGCCGCTGAGCTGGACAATCCCTTTATCCTGATTACCGACAAGAAAATCTCCAACATGAAGGACATCCTGCCGATCCTCGAGCAGACCGTACAGCAGTCGAAACCGGTTCTGATCATCGCCGACGACATCGAAGGGGAAGCGCTGACGACTTTGGTCATCAATAAACTCCGCGGTACGCTGAACGTCGTTGCCGTAAAGGCCCCCGCCTTCGGCGACAGAAGAAAGGCCATGCTTGAAGACATCGCGATCCTCACGGGCGGAGAGGTTATTTCCGACGAAAAGGGTCTGAAATTGGAAGAAACCACGCTGGAGCAGTTGGGAAGAGCCAAGAAGGTCAAGAGCACAAAGGACAACACCGTGATCGTAGACGGCGCCGGCAAGGCGGAAGCCATCAAAGCCCGGACGGCCCAGATCAAAAAAGAGATCGAAATCACCACTTCGGACTATGATAAAGAGAAGCTTCAGGAACGGCTGGCGAAGCTTTCCGGCGGCGTAGCCCTCGTGAAAGTAGGCGCGGCCACCGAGACGGAGCTCAAAGACAAGAAACTCCGGATCGAGGACGCCCTGAACGCGACCCGGGCGGCCGTGGAGGAGGGGATCGTCCCCGGCGGCGGCATCATCATGCTGCAGATCTTGAAAGACATCGAAAACTTCAAGCTTGAGGGCGAAGAAGGCATCGGCGTCGAGATCGTGAAAAAGGCCCTGCTGGCCCCGATCAAGCAGATCGCCGAGAATGCCGGCGTCGACGGCGCGGTCGTAGTGGAACGGATCAAGGGCATGAAGGAAGGCGTCGGCTTCAACGCCGCCACCGAAGAGTATGTGGATATGGTCAAGGCAGGAATCATCGATCCCGCCAAGGTCACGAGAGCGGCCATCCAGAATGCGGCTTCCGTGGCGTCCATGATCCTCACGACAGAGGTTCTCGTCGCCACAAAGAAAGAGGAGAAACCCGATTTGGGCGGACACGGCGGCGGCATGATGCCCGGTATGATGTAA
- a CDS encoding co-chaperone GroES yields MKIKPIGERVLIKPIKEEEKTASGLILPGASDKEKPNLGVVIAVGKGEKIEGIKADQTIVYNKYSGTEIKDGEEKYIILNGEDVLAVVE; encoded by the coding sequence ATGAAAATCAAACCCATTGGAGAACGCGTATTGATCAAACCCATCAAAGAGGAGGAAAAGACAGCCAGCGGACTGATCCTGCCGGGCGCGTCCGATAAGGAGAAACCGAACCTGGGCGTTGTCATCGCCGTGGGGAAAGGGGAAAAAATCGAAGGCATCAAAGCGGACCAGACCATCGTGTACAACAAGTATTCGGGCACGGAAATCAAAGACGGGGAAGAGAAATACATCATTCTGAACGGTGAGGACGTCCTCGCGGTTGTGGAGTAA
- a CDS encoding response regulator transcription factor, with protein sequence MKKILVVDDEWKIRKLIKDYLTREEYSVDEAEDGEKGLELFYQKKYDLVILDIMLPKVDGWSVCRKIRDESTIPVIMLSARTDESDQLFGFELKADDYIVKPFNPKLLVAKVKALLRRDGKVDNDINVDVGDIKLCSSKREVRLKDKVLELTPKEYDLLYFFIENDGIALSREKILNSVWGWEYYGDLRTVDTHIKRLRRKIGDEYVQTVRGFGYKFEGRNGAAIGAAEAAQ encoded by the coding sequence ATGAAAAAGATTCTTGTTGTGGATGACGAATGGAAAATCCGGAAACTGATCAAAGATTATCTGACCCGTGAAGAATACAGCGTAGACGAAGCCGAAGACGGTGAAAAAGGTTTGGAATTGTTTTATCAGAAAAAGTATGATCTCGTGATTCTGGACATCATGTTGCCCAAGGTGGACGGTTGGAGCGTCTGCAGAAAGATCAGGGATGAATCCACGATTCCGGTCATCATGCTTTCCGCCCGGACCGACGAGAGCGACCAGCTCTTCGGATTTGAGCTCAAGGCCGACGATTATATCGTCAAGCCTTTCAACCCGAAACTGCTCGTGGCCAAGGTCAAGGCGCTCCTGCGCAGGGACGGCAAGGTGGACAACGACATCAACGTGGATGTGGGAGATATCAAACTTTGCAGCTCCAAGCGCGAAGTAAGGCTCAAGGACAAGGTTCTGGAACTGACGCCGAAGGAATACGACCTCTTGTATTTCTTTATCGAAAACGACGGCATCGCCCTTTCCAGAGAAAAAATCCTGAACTCTGTATGGGGATGGGAATACTACGGGGACCTCCGGACGGTGGATACCCATATCAAGCGACTCCGGCGCAAGATCGGCGACGAATATGTGCAGACGGTCCGGGGCTTCGGATATAAATTTGAGGGCAGAAACGGCGCCGCAATCGGCGCGGCGGAGGCCGCTCAGTAA